The Streptomyces aurantiacus genome includes a region encoding these proteins:
- a CDS encoding GNAT family N-acetyltransferase, which produces MTTTLRPTEPLQRDADGALSRHYTVCVNSRPVGAVHLATHPDFGSSVAQIRELAIEEPDRGRGRATVAALAAEEVARGWGCERIEASVPAGAAAALRLATALGYVVRNRAMEKRLGAAPPAPPALPAGSRGRPMTEAEYGPWVEQVKEAYAQEWITRGVPEAEARAKSELDHATLLPDGLSSEGMDILVLEHEGTPVGTLQLGSSEGWAFVYDVEADERHRGRGHGRSLMLLAEAQTVAAGRPGIRLNVFADNAPAERLYESLGYETTTYHLYKDLL; this is translated from the coding sequence ATGACCACCACCCTGCGGCCGACCGAGCCGCTTCAGCGCGATGCCGACGGGGCGTTGTCCCGCCACTACACGGTGTGCGTGAACAGCCGTCCCGTGGGCGCGGTGCACCTGGCCACCCACCCCGATTTCGGGTCGTCGGTGGCCCAGATCCGTGAGCTTGCCATCGAGGAGCCGGACCGGGGGCGCGGACGGGCCACCGTGGCCGCGCTCGCCGCGGAGGAGGTGGCACGCGGCTGGGGCTGCGAGCGGATCGAGGCGTCGGTACCCGCCGGTGCGGCGGCCGCTCTGCGGCTGGCGACGGCCCTCGGGTACGTGGTGCGCAACCGCGCCATGGAGAAGCGGCTCGGCGCCGCGCCGCCCGCGCCGCCCGCGTTGCCCGCGGGCAGCCGGGGGCGGCCCATGACGGAGGCCGAGTACGGGCCGTGGGTGGAGCAGGTCAAGGAGGCCTACGCCCAGGAGTGGATCACCCGGGGGGTGCCCGAGGCCGAGGCCCGAGCCAAGTCCGAGCTGGACCACGCCACTCTGCTGCCGGACGGGCTCAGCAGCGAGGGGATGGACATCCTCGTCCTGGAGCACGAGGGAACGCCGGTCGGCACACTGCAACTGGGATCGAGCGAGGGGTGGGCGTTCGTCTACGACGTCGAGGCCGACGAGAGACACCGGGGCCGGGGCCACGGCCGTTCGCTGATGCTGCTGGCGGAGGCGCAGACGGTCGCCGCCGGACGCCCCGGCATCCGCCTGAACGTCTTCGCCGACAACGCCCCGGCCGAGCGGCTCTACGAGTCACTCGGCTACGAGACGACCACGTACCACCTCTACAAGGACCTGCTGTAG
- a CDS encoding carbohydrate ABC transporter permease: MSTTTTTERKPLELGRKRTGSLAWHIGALLVLAVVLYPVIWVLGASFKPSREIIGSLELFPTSPILQNFKGLADGIADISIATFFENSLFYALGSVVGILISCSLTAYAFARIRFAGRNLMFSLMIGTLLLPYHVLLIPQYVMFQKMELINTYVPLLIGKYLATEAFFVFLMVQFMRNLPKELDEAARLDGCGHLRIYWSIVLPLCRPALITSAIFTFINAWNDFMGPLIYLNEPAKYTVSLGMMMFRDQEGVANYGGMIAMSLVALLPVLAFFLAFQRYLIDGMATSGLKG; the protein is encoded by the coding sequence ATGAGCACCACCACGACCACTGAGCGCAAGCCCCTGGAACTAGGGCGCAAACGCACCGGATCGCTCGCCTGGCACATCGGCGCCCTGCTCGTCCTCGCGGTCGTCCTCTACCCCGTCATCTGGGTCCTCGGCGCCTCGTTCAAGCCCAGCCGGGAGATCATCGGCAGCCTGGAGCTCTTCCCGACCAGCCCGATCCTCCAGAACTTCAAGGGACTCGCCGACGGCATCGCGGACATCTCGATCGCGACGTTCTTCGAGAACTCCCTCTTCTACGCGCTCGGCTCCGTCGTCGGCATCCTCATCTCCTGCTCGCTGACGGCGTACGCCTTCGCCCGCATCCGGTTCGCCGGACGCAACCTGATGTTCTCGCTGATGATCGGCACGCTGCTGCTGCCGTACCACGTGCTGCTCATCCCGCAGTACGTGATGTTCCAGAAGATGGAACTGATCAACACGTACGTGCCGCTGCTGATCGGCAAGTACCTGGCCACCGAGGCGTTCTTCGTCTTCCTCATGGTGCAGTTCATGCGGAACCTGCCCAAGGAGCTGGACGAGGCGGCGCGGCTCGACGGCTGCGGACACCTGCGGATCTACTGGTCGATCGTGCTGCCGCTCTGCCGGCCGGCTCTCATCACCAGCGCGATCTTCACCTTCATCAACGCCTGGAACGACTTCATGGGCCCGCTGATCTACCTCAACGAGCCCGCCAAGTACACCGTCTCCCTCGGCATGATGATGTTCCGCGACCAGGAGGGCGTCGCCAACTACGGCGGCATGATCGCCATGTCCCTGGTGGCGCTGCTGCCCGTGCTGGCCTTCTTCCTCGCCTTCCAGCGCTACCTCATCGACGGTATGGCGACCTCCGGGCTGAAGGGCTGA
- a CDS encoding Tat pathway signal sequence domain protein, whose translation MSPIPRRSLLKAAAVAGAAAQFSWALGAKDAQAAPRAEAADADPVTLDWLEDGGLGAAPGSTVGVPWPKGTYEKDQTFALKDADGKEVPVQSWPIGYWPDGSLKWTAHAVGPEAGNGKLTLDAGSPAAPAKKVTVDRRGGSITVSTGVITARIGKSGSTLVKSVLRGSTEIAKDGRLVLLRQPEIEDGDQGTEKYERFESVVAEAEVEQDGPVRAVVRIDGKHRKGGRSWLPFSVRLYFYAGAESFRMVHTITFDGTQEPGKAGGDFIRGIGVRFKVPMRDAAYDRHIRIGGEGTGLLREAVKGVTGLRRDPGAAVRTAQFEGEKLPDPSTWDQRVTTRLQYIPEWGDYTLSQLSADGFTVRKRTKKGHGWIGAGGGRRASGFGYVGGASGGLAFGLRDFWEKFPAQLDIRDAQTDEAEVTLWLWSPESQPMDLRFYHDGMGQDTYPEQLEGLNITYEDYEPGFGTPYGIARTSELLFWAHESTPSAEAMAKQVDAVRTPAQLAAPPGHLIKAGVFGRLFSEPDRSTAAKAKIEDHLDFLFTYYKDQVEMRRWYGFWDYGDIMHSYDPSRHQWCYDVGGYAWDNSELSPDLWLWFAYMRSGRADIFRFAEAMTRHTGEVDVYHLGKWAGLGTRHGVQHYADSAKQQRIANTTYRRYYYFLTADERVGDLMHANVDSDETFLVLDPIRKIRTEPYEPDRNALSIGFGTDWSGLVSAWLTEWERRGPKWEKARARVLSTMETIAAQPNGFVQGTALYDLDTGKFAVADKAVVGVSHLSAMFGLVELNAELLDQIDMPKFKEAWLDYCRYFNATKAEQAARYGSNFGSLLLFQGHSRQDAYAAVELGDDKLAARAWRQFYNSADAWDYKESTDWSTKKVEGPTGLVPGREAPWVSTNTTALYGLAAIQNLALVGDKMP comes from the coding sequence ATGTCTCCCATCCCCCGCAGGTCCCTCCTCAAGGCGGCCGCCGTCGCCGGAGCCGCCGCCCAGTTCAGCTGGGCCCTGGGCGCGAAGGACGCACAGGCCGCGCCGAGAGCCGAGGCCGCCGACGCGGACCCGGTGACCCTGGACTGGCTGGAGGACGGCGGCCTCGGCGCCGCCCCCGGCTCGACGGTGGGCGTGCCCTGGCCGAAGGGCACGTACGAGAAGGACCAGACGTTCGCGCTGAAGGACGCCGACGGCAAGGAGGTGCCCGTCCAGTCCTGGCCGATCGGCTACTGGCCGGACGGCTCCCTCAAGTGGACGGCACACGCGGTCGGCCCGGAGGCGGGGAACGGGAAGCTCACGCTCGACGCGGGTTCGCCCGCGGCTCCCGCGAAGAAGGTGACCGTCGACAGGCGTGGCGGTTCCATCACCGTCTCGACCGGTGTCATCACCGCCAGGATCGGCAAGAGCGGCTCCACGCTGGTGAAGTCCGTGCTGCGCGGTTCGACGGAGATCGCCAAGGACGGCCGTCTCGTGCTGCTGCGCCAGCCCGAGATCGAGGACGGCGACCAGGGCACGGAGAAGTACGAACGGTTCGAGAGTGTCGTCGCGGAGGCCGAGGTCGAGCAGGACGGACCGGTCCGCGCGGTCGTCCGCATCGACGGCAAGCACCGCAAGGGCGGCCGGAGCTGGCTCCCCTTCTCGGTCCGGCTCTACTTCTACGCGGGCGCCGAGTCCTTCCGCATGGTGCACACGATCACCTTCGACGGCACCCAGGAGCCCGGCAAGGCCGGCGGAGACTTCATCCGCGGCATCGGTGTCCGCTTCAAGGTGCCGATGCGCGACGCCGCGTACGACCGGCACATCCGTATCGGCGGCGAGGGGACCGGTCTGCTCCGCGAGGCGGTGAAGGGCGTCACCGGTCTGCGACGCGACCCGGGCGCCGCCGTGCGGACGGCCCAGTTCGAGGGCGAGAAGCTGCCCGACCCGTCGACCTGGGACCAGCGGGTCACCACCCGGCTCCAGTACATCCCCGAATGGGGTGACTACACCCTCTCGCAGCTCTCCGCCGACGGCTTCACGGTCCGCAAGCGGACCAAGAAGGGCCACGGCTGGATCGGCGCGGGTGGTGGCCGCCGGGCGAGCGGCTTCGGGTACGTCGGCGGTGCGAGCGGCGGACTGGCCTTCGGGCTGCGGGACTTCTGGGAGAAGTTCCCCGCCCAGCTCGACATCCGCGACGCGCAGACCGACGAGGCCGAGGTCACCCTGTGGCTGTGGTCGCCCGAGTCGCAGCCCATGGACCTGCGCTTCTACCACGACGGCATGGGCCAGGACACCTACCCCGAACAGCTCGAGGGCCTCAACATCACCTACGAGGACTACGAGCCCGGCTTCGGCACCCCGTACGGCATCGCCCGTACCAGCGAACTCCTCTTCTGGGCGCACGAGTCGACGCCGAGCGCCGAGGCGATGGCCAAGCAGGTGGACGCCGTGCGCACCCCGGCGCAGCTCGCCGCTCCGCCGGGTCACCTCATCAAGGCCGGTGTCTTCGGCAGGCTGTTCTCCGAGCCGGACCGTTCCACCGCCGCCAAGGCGAAGATCGAGGACCACCTCGACTTCCTCTTCACCTATTACAAGGACCAGGTGGAGATGCGCCGTTGGTACGGCTTCTGGGACTACGGCGACATCATGCACTCGTACGACCCGAGCCGGCACCAGTGGTGCTACGACGTGGGCGGCTACGCCTGGGACAACTCCGAGCTCTCGCCCGACCTGTGGCTCTGGTTCGCGTACATGCGCTCGGGCCGCGCCGACATCTTCCGGTTCGCGGAGGCCATGACCCGGCACACCGGCGAGGTCGACGTCTACCACCTGGGCAAGTGGGCGGGCCTCGGCACCCGGCACGGTGTCCAGCACTACGCGGACAGCGCCAAGCAGCAGCGCATCGCCAACACCACCTACCGCCGCTACTACTACTTCCTCACGGCGGACGAACGCGTCGGCGACCTCATGCACGCCAACGTCGACTCCGACGAGACGTTCCTCGTCCTCGACCCGATCCGCAAGATCCGCACCGAGCCGTACGAGCCGGACCGCAACGCCCTGTCGATCGGCTTCGGCACCGACTGGAGCGGCCTGGTGTCCGCGTGGCTCACCGAGTGGGAGCGGCGCGGCCCCAAGTGGGAGAAGGCCAGGGCGCGGGTCCTGTCGACGATGGAGACCATCGCCGCGCAGCCCAACGGGTTCGTTCAGGGCACTGCCCTGTACGACCTGGACACCGGGAAGTTCGCCGTCGCGGACAAGGCCGTGGTGGGGGTGTCGCACCTCTCGGCGATGTTCGGCCTGGTCGAGCTGAACGCCGAACTCCTCGACCAGATCGACATGCCGAAGTTCAAGGAGGCGTGGCTCGACTACTGCCGCTACTTCAACGCCACGAAGGCCGAGCAGGCCGCCCGGTACGGGTCCAACTTCGGCTCGCTGCTGCTGTTCCAGGGCCACTCGCGCCAGGACGCCTACGCAGCCGTCGAGTTGGGTGACGACAAGCTGGCCGCGCGGGCATGGCGGCAGTTCTACAACAGTGCCGACGCGTGGGACTACAAGGAGTCGACGGACTGGTCCACGAAGAAGGTCGAGGGGCCGACCGGCCTGGTCCCGGGCCGCGAGGCGCCGTGGGTGTCGACGAACACGACGGCGCTGTACGGGCTGGCGGCCATCCAGAACCTGGCCCTCGTCGGAGACAAGATGCCGTGA
- a CDS encoding DsbA family protein, giving the protein MSDSSSARPAVPVLDVWCELQCPDCRSALDDLRALRARYGDRLELRLRHFPLEKHQHAFAAAQAAEEAAEQGLAWPYVEAVLERVSELDRRGEALLVEVARELGLDAEEFDTALIDGRHMLIVDADQAEGKAIGVTGTPTYVIDGEHLDGGKSQEGLRARVEEIVDRLLAERDA; this is encoded by the coding sequence ATGAGCGACTCCTCCTCCGCCCGCCCCGCCGTCCCCGTCCTGGACGTCTGGTGCGAACTCCAGTGCCCGGACTGCCGTAGCGCCCTCGACGACCTGCGCGCGCTGCGCGCCCGCTACGGGGACCGGCTGGAGCTGCGGCTGCGGCACTTCCCGCTGGAGAAGCACCAGCACGCGTTCGCGGCCGCGCAGGCCGCCGAGGAGGCCGCGGAGCAGGGCCTGGCCTGGCCGTACGTCGAGGCGGTGCTGGAGCGTGTGTCCGAGCTGGACCGCCGGGGAGAGGCCCTTCTCGTCGAGGTCGCCCGGGAACTCGGCCTGGACGCCGAGGAGTTCGACACGGCGCTCATCGACGGGCGGCACATGCTGATCGTCGACGCCGACCAGGCCGAGGGCAAGGCCATCGGCGTGACCGGCACCCCCACCTACGTGATCGACGGTGAGCACCTGGACGGCGGCAAGAGCCAGGAAGGGCTCCGCGCGCGCGTCGAGGAGATCGTGGACCGGCTGCTGGCCGAGCGGGACGCCTGA
- a CDS encoding carbohydrate ABC transporter permease produces the protein MGTAVTTLIKDSPPDAPEKRPGPPAAVRRRGRRENLAGYLFMSPWIAGFLLLTAGPMAASLYFAFTDYNLFDSPKWIGFDNFTRMLDDPRWQKSVEVTAKYVVIGTPLKLLLALGVALLLAQSRRGQAFYRAAFYAPSLIGASVSVGFVWRALFSDDAIVNRTQSFLGWNVGGWVGDPDWVLYSLVALTVWQFGAPMVIFLAGLKQVPKELYEAAEVDGAGPFKRFWSITLPMISPVLFFNVLLETIHSFQIFGSAYVVSNATCGPADSTLVYTCYLYQKGFKEAQMGFASAMAWMLLLAVALVTVVLFWSQKRWVHYEEASR, from the coding sequence ATGGGAACAGCTGTGACGACGCTCATCAAGGACTCTCCGCCGGATGCTCCGGAGAAGCGTCCCGGTCCCCCCGCCGCCGTGAGGCGGCGGGGGCGCCGGGAGAATCTGGCCGGCTATCTCTTCATGTCCCCGTGGATCGCGGGCTTTCTGCTGCTGACCGCGGGGCCCATGGCCGCCTCGCTGTATTTCGCGTTCACCGACTACAACCTCTTCGACTCCCCGAAGTGGATCGGCTTCGACAACTTCACCAGGATGCTCGACGATCCACGGTGGCAGAAGTCGGTGGAGGTGACGGCGAAGTACGTCGTCATCGGCACCCCGCTGAAGCTGCTGCTCGCGCTGGGGGTCGCCCTGCTGCTCGCGCAGAGCAGGCGCGGGCAGGCCTTCTACCGGGCCGCGTTCTACGCTCCGTCGCTGATCGGCGCGAGTGTGTCCGTCGGCTTCGTGTGGCGGGCGCTCTTCTCCGACGACGCCATCGTGAACCGCACGCAGTCGTTCCTCGGCTGGAACGTGGGCGGCTGGGTCGGAGACCCGGACTGGGTGCTCTACAGCCTGGTGGCGCTGACCGTCTGGCAGTTCGGCGCACCCATGGTCATCTTCCTCGCCGGTCTGAAACAGGTGCCGAAGGAGCTGTACGAGGCGGCCGAGGTGGACGGCGCCGGGCCGTTCAAGCGGTTCTGGAGCATCACCCTGCCGATGATCTCGCCGGTGCTGTTCTTCAACGTCCTGCTGGAGACCATCCACTCGTTCCAGATCTTCGGCTCGGCGTACGTGGTCTCCAACGCCACCTGCGGACCGGCCGACTCCACGCTCGTCTACACCTGTTACCTGTACCAGAAGGGCTTCAAGGAAGCCCAGATGGGCTTCGCCTCCGCGATGGCCTGGATGCTGCTGCTCGCCGTGGCGCTGGTGACGGTTGTCCTCTTCTGGTCCCAGAAGCGATGGGTGCACTACGAGGAGGCCTCCCGATGA
- a CDS encoding SsgA family sporulation/cell division regulator: MNTTVSCELHLRLVVSSESSLPVPAGLRYDTADPYAVHATFHTGAEETVEWVFARDLLAEGLHRPTGTGDVRVWPSRSHGQGVVCIALSSPEGEALLEAPARALESFLKRTDAAVPPGTEHRHFDLDTELSHILAES; encoded by the coding sequence ATGAACACCACGGTCAGCTGCGAGCTGCACCTGCGCCTCGTTGTGTCGAGCGAGTCCTCTTTGCCTGTCCCCGCAGGCCTGCGGTACGACACGGCCGATCCCTACGCCGTGCACGCCACCTTCCACACCGGAGCCGAGGAGACAGTCGAATGGGTGTTCGCCCGCGATCTCCTCGCTGAGGGTCTTCATCGGCCCACCGGTACCGGCGACGTCCGAGTCTGGCCGTCCCGCAGTCACGGTCAGGGCGTCGTGTGCATCGCCCTGAGCTCTCCGGAGGGCGAAGCCCTGCTCGAGGCCCCGGCGCGGGCCCTGGAGTCGTTCCTGAAGCGAACCGACGCCGCCGTGCCCCCCGGCACGGAACACCGGCACTTCGATCTCGACACGGAGCTCTCTCACATCCTGGCCGAAAGCTAG
- a CDS encoding TIGR02611 family protein, whose protein sequence is MNTGSDGSGEVAMATDETKGEPALGSRAPHFIKARRMLHLSWQVGVFVVGLAVVVAGVIMLPLPGPGWLVIFGGMAIWATEFVWAQLALRWTKRKVTEATQKALDPKVRRRNIILTTVGLVIIAVLAGVYVWKFGLAMPWSIKE, encoded by the coding sequence ATGAATACGGGGAGTGACGGATCGGGGGAGGTCGCCATGGCGACCGACGAAACGAAGGGCGAGCCGGCGCTCGGATCCCGGGCGCCGCATTTCATCAAGGCCCGCCGCATGCTGCATCTGAGCTGGCAGGTGGGCGTGTTCGTGGTGGGTCTCGCGGTCGTCGTGGCCGGTGTGATCATGCTGCCCCTGCCCGGCCCGGGCTGGCTGGTGATCTTCGGCGGCATGGCGATCTGGGCGACCGAGTTCGTCTGGGCGCAGCTGGCGCTCCGCTGGACCAAACGCAAAGTCACCGAGGCGACACAGAAGGCTCTCGACCCGAAGGTCCGACGCCGCAACATCATCCTGACGACCGTCGGGCTGGTGATCATCGCGGTGCTGGCCGGTGTCTACGTCTGGAAGTTCGGCCTCGCGATGCCGTGGAGCATCAAGGAGTAG
- a CDS encoding ABC transporter substrate-binding protein, which produces MGKNGSVERRTVLKATGASLATLGLATTTACGGDGGGSGDGSVEIRFAWWGAEERAKRINQSIKLFEKKYPKIKVKTDFQDYVAFWEKFQTQAAGGNPPDVFQNAVAFLRKYDKRSVLLDLKPQVDAGNLNLKNFRAGVEKVGEVDGKLLGIPVGSNTMSLVIDEKVFSKAGIKPKQGWTWDEYFAALKKIHDTQKVAGDTGYFGIMYLYDLYLRQNGKAFFTEDGLGFDEADLTEWWQDGYNRVKAGIITDPKKVEQLKPKSALASGDGASEFTWDNFTVRYTTEGDSSYGLAPIPTTDGKETGQYLSSLMLSGSARTKHPKEVAQFIDFMVHDPEVGKIMGYDRGILATTEQFEAYKPTDAPNQAIAKYEEDVAKAGVLGTITPHPAGADTVEAAFLRVAADMSTGKTKVSDAVKQFFSEAKTALAA; this is translated from the coding sequence ATGGGGAAAAACGGGAGTGTCGAGAGGCGGACGGTCCTCAAGGCGACCGGAGCGTCGCTGGCCACACTGGGGCTGGCCACGACAACGGCCTGCGGGGGAGACGGTGGTGGGTCGGGGGACGGCAGCGTCGAGATCCGCTTCGCCTGGTGGGGTGCGGAGGAGCGGGCCAAGCGCATCAATCAGTCCATCAAGCTCTTCGAGAAGAAGTACCCGAAGATCAAGGTGAAGACGGACTTCCAGGATTACGTGGCCTTTTGGGAGAAGTTCCAGACCCAGGCCGCGGGCGGGAATCCGCCGGACGTATTCCAGAACGCCGTCGCCTTTCTGCGGAAGTACGACAAGAGAAGTGTCCTGCTCGACCTCAAGCCCCAAGTCGACGCGGGAAATCTGAACCTCAAGAACTTCCGCGCCGGTGTCGAGAAGGTCGGCGAGGTGGACGGAAAGCTGCTCGGCATACCCGTCGGCTCCAACACCATGTCACTGGTCATTGACGAGAAGGTCTTCTCGAAGGCCGGAATCAAGCCCAAGCAGGGCTGGACCTGGGACGAGTACTTCGCCGCCCTCAAGAAGATCCACGACACCCAGAAGGTGGCGGGCGACACCGGCTACTTCGGGATCATGTACCTGTACGACCTCTACCTGCGGCAGAACGGCAAGGCGTTCTTCACGGAGGACGGTCTCGGCTTCGACGAGGCCGATCTGACGGAGTGGTGGCAGGACGGGTACAACCGCGTCAAGGCGGGGATCATCACCGACCCGAAGAAGGTCGAGCAGCTCAAGCCCAAGTCGGCGCTGGCTTCCGGTGACGGCGCGTCCGAGTTCACCTGGGACAACTTCACCGTGCGCTACACCACGGAGGGGGACAGCAGCTACGGGCTGGCGCCGATCCCGACGACCGACGGCAAGGAGACCGGTCAGTACCTCTCCTCGCTCATGCTGAGCGGCTCGGCGCGGACGAAGCACCCCAAGGAGGTCGCCCAGTTCATCGACTTCATGGTGCACGACCCCGAGGTCGGCAAGATCATGGGCTACGACCGCGGCATCCTCGCCACCACCGAGCAGTTCGAGGCGTACAAGCCGACCGACGCCCCGAACCAGGCGATCGCGAAGTACGAGGAGGACGTCGCCAAGGCCGGGGTTCTCGGGACCATCACCCCGCACCCGGCGGGCGCCGACACCGTCGAAGCCGCTTTCCTGCGCGTCGCCGCCGACATGTCGACGGGCAAGACCAAGGTCTCCGACGCGGTCAAGCAGTTCTTCTCCGAGGCGAAGACCGCCCTCGCCGCCTGA
- a CDS encoding aminotransferase class IV codes for MKIWLDGGLQDSETASVSVFDHGLTVGDGVFETVKAVHGRPFALTRHLDRLARSASGLGLPEPDRDEVRRACTAVLDADPMPLGRLRITYTGGHGPLGSDRGEHGPTLVVALGESHRRPDSTAVITVPWTRNERGALTGLKTTSYAENVVALARARQQGGSEALFANTVGQLCEGTGSNVFVVLDGEIHTPPVSSGCLAGITRALTVEWTGARETDLPLDVLERAEEIFLTSTLRDVQAVHRVDGRELPGAPGPVTAKAMRIFGERAGDDLDP; via the coding sequence GTGAAGATCTGGCTCGACGGCGGGCTGCAGGACAGCGAGACGGCCAGTGTCTCCGTCTTCGACCACGGGCTGACCGTGGGCGACGGCGTCTTCGAGACCGTGAAGGCGGTCCACGGCCGCCCGTTCGCGCTCACCCGCCACCTGGACCGGCTGGCGCGCTCGGCGAGCGGTCTCGGTCTGCCCGAGCCCGACCGTGACGAGGTGCGCCGGGCCTGCACGGCCGTCCTGGACGCCGATCCGATGCCGCTCGGCCGCCTGAGGATCACGTACACCGGGGGCCACGGGCCGCTCGGCTCGGACCGTGGTGAGCACGGGCCGACCCTCGTCGTGGCCCTGGGGGAGTCCCACCGACGCCCCGACTCCACCGCCGTGATCACCGTGCCGTGGACCCGCAACGAACGCGGCGCGCTGACGGGCCTGAAGACGACGTCGTACGCGGAGAACGTCGTCGCCCTGGCCCGCGCCCGCCAACAGGGCGGCTCCGAGGCGCTGTTCGCGAACACCGTCGGACAGCTCTGTGAAGGGACCGGTTCCAACGTCTTCGTGGTCCTCGACGGCGAGATCCACACCCCGCCCGTCTCCTCCGGGTGCCTCGCGGGCATCACGCGCGCCCTCACCGTCGAGTGGACGGGCGCCAGGGAGACCGACCTGCCGCTGGACGTCCTGGAGCGGGCCGAGGAGATTTTCCTGACCTCGACGCTGCGTGACGTGCAGGCCGTGCACCGGGTGGACGGCCGCGAACTGCCCGGCGCGCCGGGCCCGGTGACCGCGAAGGCCATGCGGATCTTCGGCGAGCGGGCGGGCGACGACCTCGATCCATGA
- a CDS encoding CGNR zinc finger domain-containing protein: MLITHDTRCALDTVVDLVNTAPEDDTTDGLANLAALLEFVGKHDMSDVGTLTELDLSAVRRIRGRFAGVFAAPDARAAAVLINDLVAAAGTTPRLTDHDGYDWHVHYFAPGASVADHLAADCGMALAFFVVAGEQERLRRCEAPDCRRAFVDLSRNRSRRYCDSRTCGNRLHVAAYRARRKEAAG; the protein is encoded by the coding sequence GTGCTGATCACCCACGACACCCGGTGCGCCCTCGACACCGTGGTCGATCTGGTGAACACCGCACCGGAGGACGACACGACGGACGGACTGGCGAACCTCGCGGCGCTGCTCGAGTTCGTAGGAAAGCACGACATGAGCGATGTCGGGACCCTGACCGAGCTCGACCTCTCGGCGGTGCGCAGGATCCGCGGGCGCTTCGCCGGGGTCTTCGCGGCTCCCGACGCCCGGGCCGCCGCCGTGCTCATCAACGACCTGGTCGCCGCCGCGGGCACCACGCCCCGCCTCACGGACCACGACGGCTACGACTGGCACGTGCACTATTTCGCGCCGGGCGCGTCCGTCGCCGACCACCTCGCCGCGGACTGCGGCATGGCACTGGCCTTCTTCGTGGTGGCGGGGGAACAGGAGCGACTGCGCCGCTGTGAGGCACCGGACTGCCGACGCGCGTTCGTCGACCTCTCCCGCAACCGCTCCCGCCGCTACTGCGACAGCCGGACCTGCGGAAACCGTCTGCATGTGGCCGCCTACCGGGCGCGACGCAAGGAGGCGGCGGGCTGA